Within the Prevotella scopos JCM 17725 genome, the region CCAAACTTCTGTTCTTCATCAATAATAAGTAGTCCGAGGTCATGCCACTTCACCGATTTCCCTATCAACTTATGCGTACCAACAAGAATATCTATCTTTCCCTCTGCCAAATCCTCCAATACCTGTTTAGTTTGTTTGGTACTACGAGCACGTGAGAGATAGTCAACACGCACTGGCATATCCTTCAATCGCTTCTTGAAAGTCTGGTAATGCTGGAAAGCTAATACAGTCGTTGGCACAAGCACAGCCACCTGCTTATTATCCACAGCAGCCTTGAAAGCAGCACGTATAGCCACTTCTGTCTTACCAAAGCCCACGTCACCACAAACCAGGCGGTCCATTGGGCGTGCACTTTCCATGTCCTGTTTGAGTTCTTGTGTTGCCTTTAACTGGTCAGGAGTATCCTCATAAAGGAATGAAGCCTCCAATTCATGCTGCATAAAGGAGTCGGGAGAGAAGGCAAATCCCTTTTCACGACGTCGCTTAGCATAGAGTTTTATGAGATCGCGCGCAATATCCTTAATACGCTTCTTCGCCCTTTCTTTCAAACGATCCCAAGCACCTGAGCCAAGAACAGACAATCGTGGTGGTTCACCACTGTCACCACGCCGATACTTACTAATCTTATAAAGCGAGTGAATAGATACATCGACAATATCATTATGCTGATAAACAAGACGTATCATCTCTTGATAAGAGTCACCAGCAGGTACACGCACCAGACCGGCAAACTTACCTATTCCAAAGTCTACGTGCACTAAGAAGTCACCTGGTTCCATCTCCTGCAACTCCTTCATCGTCAAAGCCATCTTACCTTGACGAGCCTTGTCAGACTTAAGGTTATACTTATGGAAACGGTCAAAAATCTGATGATCGGTAAAGAAACATACTTTCAACGTACTATCAACAAAACCTTCATGTAGTGTTCTATTGACTGGCGTGAAAGGTAAAGTTTCTACCGTCGCATCCTTACCCTCTCCAGACAGTTCGGCTACAGATAGATTTTCTGATTCGGGTGATACCTTCGTATCTGACAATGAATCGAAGATATCCCTCAAACGTACAGTCTGTTTCTCACTATCAGCAAAGATATAGAGTTTATATCCTTGTAAAAGATAGTCGCGAAGCGTCTTAGACAGCAAGTCGAAGTTCTTATGAAAGAGTGGTTGTGGTGATGTACTAAAAGTTATCGTAGCTCGTGAACCATCTTTTTTCTTTGCTTGATCAGTGATTGAATGATTGACTCCAAACTCTATCCGACGGAAGTCTAACGCATCATTCATCCATCGTGAAGCAGGAACAAGCTGACCCTCCTTACGGAAAGCCTGCTCTAATTCGCACTGCTCAACTTCTGTCTTACCCTCTAATTTCTCCGCCAGTGCTTGATTCGTAAACCCTTCATGATAGATATTGTCAATAGCATCACGCACATAAAGGAAATCCTTAAAAGCTAACATTGCGTCACCAGGTAGGAACTGTAGGAAAGGTACCTTCTCTTCTGAGGCTGTAGCCAGTTCTGGTACAATCTCAATACGCTTCAATTTCTCGTTTGACAGCTGTGTCTCAACCTCAAATGAGCGAATGGTTTCAATATCATCGCCAAAGAAGTCAACACGGAATGGAAGTTCATTTGAGAAGGAATAGACATCTATAATACTACCACGTACGGCAAATTGTCCAGGCTCATAGACATAATCTGTCTCTGTAAAACCAAAGGAACGCAAGGTCTTTTCTACCTCTACAATATCAATATGTTGGTCAACGTTCAATGACAATCGTTGTTCATCCAACTGCTTCTTAGATACGACAAGCTCTGACAGCGCCGATGGTTCAGTGACAATATAAAGTGGAAGATCGTTATCAGTATCCGATGCAAGGGCGGAGAGACGTGTCAACACCTCTGTACGCAGGATTTCATTACCCGCATCACGCTGTCCATATTTCACTGCACGACGATAAGACGAAGGGAAAAACAGCACTTCCGCTACCTTCCCTTCACCATCAGCAGGCATAGCAATTGTCTTAAGGTCATTGTAGAAATAACCCGCTTCATCATTGTCATTCAACACGAAAACAGTCGTAGTCTTCCATCGTTCAGCTATTGATGCAAAGAACATCGGAGCAGCTGAAGCCACGAGTCCTTTCAGGAAAATAGTTTTTACGGACTTATCTTCCTGTATCTTCTGTATCGCTCCTGCCTGTGGCAGCATAGCGTATAGTTTCTGTATGTCTTGTATCTTCATCGCTAATGCGTTGTGCTTGCAAAGTTACAACAAAATTCAGACAGAGGGCAATTATCTATGAAATTAAGCAGAAAAGTACTTAAAGATTTGGTAGTTTCGTGAACTCTCCTTATATTTGCAGTCTGATTCAGTGGAAACAGAAGAGGAAATAATAGGAAAATAAGGATGATTTACGTCTCCTTAAACCTATAAAAATCCTCATAGTACTATGGGCTTGTTTGGATTTGACGGCAAGACGAGATGGTACGTAAGCACGCGGAGCATCGTTGACTGGCTCCTAAATCTCAGTTATCGAAAATTTAATTGGCGAAAACAATTACGCTCTCGCTGCCTAACCGAAGTACAGTAGGTTACTGGCTTTATCCGACTATTAGATAGTTGGACGAGACATCGCTCCGAGGATGTTGTTCCGAATCCGGAGAGTAAGCGATGCAGGTTCAATCGGAAATAGTCAGTGTATGCCTCGCTGCACTGATGAAATTTTAGAGGATAAGATGTCGGTTGGTGGTCTAGGTCTTGCCGACATACGAAAACCAAAGTCTGGAATAAACGTGTAGAAAGCGTATGGTTTCCTTGTGCGGACGTGGGTTCGACTCCCACCAGGTCCACTCGTATACTCTCAATAGGGGTATGAAAAGAATTAGAAAAGAGGCAGTATCAAAGCATTTTTGATACTGCCTCTTTCTATATTGCTATCGTTCGAAAACTAATAAGAATATTACTTACACATTGGAAGGAGTGATTTCAAACTATCAAGATACTTCTGAAGCTGCTTTTTCACTTGTGAGTCACGCTCTGCCTTACAGGCTACTTCAAGGTCCTTAAGGAAAGGCAGATAGTCGGTTTCTGATATGAAGCGGGCTGCACGCACTCTAACTTTTGCATTATCATCAAAGAGCAGTCCTTGCACCCATCGTTTCGCATCCCACGAACGACATGCTTGCAGCCAGTCAAGTGCTGCAACCTTCTCGTCAGCAGTACCATAAAGGAAGGTACTATAATAGCCACGCTCCTTCTTTAAGTCGGCTTTTGTCATAAGTATCTCCTTATTATATAGGTTAGGATTGACAACTCTTGACGAGTAAGCAACGATAGGCATGTGGAGAGTCCAACGTACCATACGTGGTATCATCCACATCATCCCCGGTGTTGCCTCTGGATGTGCAATGCTGCTAAAGACACGTCCTTTACCGAGTTCATTGGCGATAAAAAACGGACGATTATTAGTCATATTTGTCGGAGCGTTGCCTTCCTCATGTACGTCCGTCTCCATAATTGCCATCGTAGTATAAGGAAGAGGAACACTATCACTCTTTACGAGCACCGGACCTTCATAATACATAACATACGATTTTCCCCTATCTGCAAGTTCTGGGAAGAGCTTCTTGCCCTCATTAGTGAGTGAAAAGGCGGATATACCATGCCCACGATTATCGTGTTCAATA harbors:
- a CDS encoding BPL-N domain-containing protein; protein product: MLRKIIFTLTMCFMVLSAWCSGGNKKVRVGVFEGNGGAQTCIWEAIAAVQLDPDMTARTITTSDIANGVLNELDAIIIPGGGGTTQYMNLGEENVKRINNFIRSGKGAVGICAGAYLFTDTPKYACMRINGAKAIDIEHDNRGHGISAFSLTNEGKKLFPELADRGKSYVMYYEGPVLVKSDSVPLPYTTMAIMETDVHEEGNAPTNMTNNRPFFIANELGKGRVFSSIAHPEATPGMMWMIPRMVRWTLHMPIVAYSSRVVNPNLYNKEILMTKADLKKERGYYSTFLYGTADEKVAALDWLQACRSWDAKRWVQGLLFDDNAKVRVRAARFISETDYLPFLKDLEVACKAERDSQVKKQLQKYLDSLKSLLPMCK
- the mfd gene encoding transcription-repair coupling factor encodes the protein MKIQDIQKLYAMLPQAGAIQKIQEDKSVKTIFLKGLVASAAPMFFASIAERWKTTTVFVLNDNDEAGYFYNDLKTIAMPADGEGKVAEVLFFPSSYRRAVKYGQRDAGNEILRTEVLTRLSALASDTDNDLPLYIVTEPSALSELVVSKKQLDEQRLSLNVDQHIDIVEVEKTLRSFGFTETDYVYEPGQFAVRGSIIDVYSFSNELPFRVDFFGDDIETIRSFEVETQLSNEKLKRIEIVPELATASEEKVPFLQFLPGDAMLAFKDFLYVRDAIDNIYHEGFTNQALAEKLEGKTEVEQCELEQAFRKEGQLVPASRWMNDALDFRRIEFGVNHSITDQAKKKDGSRATITFSTSPQPLFHKNFDLLSKTLRDYLLQGYKLYIFADSEKQTVRLRDIFDSLSDTKVSPESENLSVAELSGEGKDATVETLPFTPVNRTLHEGFVDSTLKVCFFTDHQIFDRFHKYNLKSDKARQGKMALTMKELQEMEPGDFLVHVDFGIGKFAGLVRVPAGDSYQEMIRLVYQHNDIVDVSIHSLYKISKYRRGDSGEPPRLSVLGSGAWDRLKERAKKRIKDIARDLIKLYAKRRREKGFAFSPDSFMQHELEASFLYEDTPDQLKATQELKQDMESARPMDRLVCGDVGFGKTEVAIRAAFKAAVDNKQVAVLVPTTVLAFQHYQTFKKRLKDMPVRVDYLSRARSTKQTKQVLEDLAEGKIDILVGTHKLIGKSVKWHDLGLLIIDEEQKFGVSTKEKLRQLKTNVDTLTMSATPIPRTLQFSLMGARDMSIMRTPPPNRYPIQTEIASFSHEVIADAINFEMSRNGQVYFVNDRISNLPEIAKLIKKYVPDCRIAIGHGQMKPEELEEIVMGFMNYDYDVLLSTTIVENGIDISNANTIIINDAHRFGLSDLHQMRGRVGRSNKKAFCYLLAPPLAALNPEARRRLEALETFSDLGSGFNLAMQDLDIRGAGNLLGSEQSGFMEDLGYETYQKILNQAVMELKNDEFQDLYAEEMEDGKQISGDDFIDDCAVESDLEMYFPDNYVPGSSERMLLYRELDNIEKDEDLDAYRKRLQDRFGPVPRQGEELMQVVALRRVGKRLGCEKIILKQGRMQMQFVSNPNSVYYQSEAFDKVLNYIGYHPRRCNLKERNGKRSMVVSDVAMVGEGVMVLRDIEHPRS